The DNA segment TGAAGAAATAGTCTATCCGGAATGAAGGTAAATGTCCGTTGTAAGTGTTTCCCAATCCCCGGCCCGAAGTGATAAAGGCATCTTCAAGACTGCCCCTCATCGTTTTATAGGTATAGGATACCGGA comes from the Bacteroidota bacterium genome and includes:
- a CDS encoding endonuclease, coding for PVSYTYKTMRGSLEDAFITSGRGLGNTYNGHLPSFRIDYFFNDRKLRSLGYKRIKVKMSDHYPILCDFKIY